A genomic stretch from Scheffersomyces stipitis CBS 6054 chromosome 6, complete sequence includes:
- a CDS encoding ubiquitin-protein ligase (go_function ubiquitin conjugating enzyme activity~go_process protein modification; ubiquitin cycle): MSTPAKRRLMRDFKRMQQDAPSGVSAYPLPDNVMTWNAVIIGPSDTPFEDGTFRLVLQFDEQYPNKPPTVKFISEMFHPNVYGSGELCLDILQNRWSPTYDVSSILTSIQSLLNDPNISSPANVEAANLYRDHRSQYVKRVRETVENSWNEDDFDDDDDDDDDEDDEIE, from the exons ATGTCTACACCAGCCAAAAGAAGACTCATGCGTGATTTCAAG CGCATGCAACAGGATGCTCCCTCCGGTGTCAGTGCTTATCCGTTACCGGACAATGTCATGACATG GAATGCTGTTATCATTGGTCCTTCAGATACACCCTTTGAGGATGGAACATTCCGTCTTGTGCTCCAGTTTGACGAGCAATATCCCAACAAGCCTCCTACCGTCAAGTTTATAAGTGAGATGTTCCATCCCAACGTATATGGATCAGGAGAGTTGTGTttggatattcttcaaaacaGGTGGTCTCCAACTTACGATGTATCATCAATCTTGACGTCTATCCAGTCGTTGCTTAACGACCCCAATATCAGCTCACCGGCTAACGTTGAAGCTGCCAATTTGTATAGGGACCATAGGTCGCAGTACGTGAAGCGAGTGAGAGAAACTGTAGAGAATAGCTGGAATGAAGATGACtttgatgacgatgacgatgacgatgacgatgaagacgacgagATCGAGTAG
- a CDS encoding pheromone-regulated membrane, translating into MKRLNFAELNDEARNLISSHVAHASHTHEKTTREGSSSDHQANISTEDPQSELITSENREDSSPGLHRSHESSSSSFYAPNPDLFLRREDQPEYDQQDFMLDEAEDGYVPPPRHVHAGVLSSLLKLYQNPQYSKSATSFGTSSRTPTLAEESTFDESIIGSSKGSTLDFSKLKHGIMNAPKNMSQTAQKMSKIIPGKSSKINRNSEHEKGSFNEKDSEGFQLPSFQNAKPKHPKKPPVSKNIKKLTNHRKQEQLRITVHVADILQRQRFIIRMCRALMLFGAPTHRLEEYLIMTSRVLEIDGQFIYFPGCMIISFGDATTRTSEVHMVRCVQGLNLSKLQDTHKIYKGVIHDLIGVEDAAQRIENLLKSKNLYPAWFCVFVYGMGSAAVCPFAFGGGWTDIPISFAVGCCVGYLQFYLASMSNLYSSVFEVTASIVVSFISRGIGSIKGGDIFCFSAIAQGSLALILPGYIILCGSLELQSRNLVAGSVRMFYAIIYSLFLGFGITLGAALYGWVDKNSVSVNTCAADHSLNDKWKILFVPLFALSLGLINQARWSQVPVMLIIASIGYIGNFFAGKHFSTVTEFTACIGAFIVGVLGNLYSRIWRGMAVSAMLPAIFVQVPSGIASKSSLISGVQAADQLTKGNGTTAVQNTDYASSLSFGATMVEVSIGISVGLFAAALVVYPFGKKKTGLFTL; encoded by the exons ATGAAGAGGTTGAACTTTGCCGAGTTGAATGACGAAGCCAGGAACCTCATTTCGTCTCACGTTGCCCATGCTTCACATACGCATGAAAAGACGACCAGAGAAGGTTCCAGTAGCGATCATCAAGCAAATATTTCGACAGAAGACCCGCAATCAGAACTAATAACTTCTGAGAATAGAGAAGATTCTTCACCTGGACTTCATCGAAGCCACGAAAGTAgtagttcttctttctatGCACCCAATCCAGACTTGTTTCTTCGTAGAGAGGACCAGCCAGAATATGACCAGCAGGACTTCATGTTGGACGAAGCAGAAGACGGATATGTTCCTCCACCTCGTCACGTTCATGCTGGCGTTCTTTCGTCATTATTGAAGCTATACCAGAATCCACAATATTCCAAATCTGCCACCAGTTTTGGAACCTCATCCCGAACTCCAACGCTAGCGGAGGAAAGCACTTTCGACGAGAGCATTATCGGATCTTCCAAGGGCTCCACTCTCGacttttcaaagttgaaacaCGGTATAATGAATGCACCCAAAAACATGTCTCAAACAGCTCAGAAAATGTCCAAAATAATCCCCGGTAAAAGTAGCAAAATCAACAGAAACAGTGAAC ATGAAAAAGGTCTGTTCAATGAAAAAGACTCTGAGGGATTCCAGCTTCCCTCGTTCCAGAATGCCAAACCAAAGCATCCCAAGAAACCACCAGtttccaagaacatcaaaAAGTTGACCAACCACAggaaacaagaacaactccGTATCACAGTTCACGTCGCAGACATCTTGCAACGACAAAGATTCATCATCAGAATGTGCAGGGCTTTGATGTTGTTTGGAGCTCCCACCCATAGACTCGAAGAATATTTGATTATGACAAGCAGAGTGTTGGAAATTGATGGCCAGTTCATCTACTTTCCTGGGTGTATGATAATTTCGTTTGGTGATGCCACCACAAGAACGTCAGAAGTTCACATGGTACGGTGCGTGCAAGGTTTGAACTTGTCGAAATTGCAAGATACCCACAAGATCTACAAAGGCGTTATCCACGACTTGATTGGTGTGGAAGATGCTGCACAGAGAATCGaaaacttgttgaagagcaAAAACTTATATCCAGCCTGGTTCTGTGTTTTCGTATATGGAATGGGatctgctgctgtttgTCCCTTTGCTTTTGGTGGTGGCTGGACAGATATTCCTATTTCATTTGCTGTTGGATGCTGTGTGGGATACTTGCAGTTCTATCTTGCTTCGATGTCGAACTTGTACTCTTCTGTATTTGAAGTCACTGCGTCTATCGTAGTCTCATTCATTTCAAGAGGTATTGGTTCCATCAAGGGTGGTGATATATTCTGCTTCTCAGCCATTGCCCAGGGTAGTTTGGCGTTGATTTTACCAGGTTATATCATCTTGTGTGGCTCCTTGGAGTTGCAATCTCGGAATTTGGTGGCTGGCTCGGTTAGAATGTTCTACGCCATCATATACTCGTTGTTTTTGGGATTTGGGATAACTTTGGGTGCTGCTTTGTACGGCTGGGTAGACAAGAATAGCGTTTCGGTTAACACCTGTGCAGCTGACCACTCTTTGAATGACAAATGGAAGATCTTATTTGTTCCTCTTTTTGCTCTAAGCCTTGGTCTTATCAACCAAGCCAGATGGCTGCAGGTTCCGGTGATGCTTATTATTGCCAGCATTGGCTACATCGGGAACTTCTTTGCCGGAAAGCATTTCAGCACTGTCACCGAGTTCACAGCTTGTATCGGAGCCTTCATTGTAGGAGTCTTGGGAAACTTGTACTCGAGAATATGGCGCGGAATGGCTGTGAGTGCAATGTTACCTGCGATTTTCGTACAAGTGCCCTCTGGTATCGCTTCGAAATCGTCTTTAATCTCGGGAGTACAAGCAGCTGATCAGCTCACCAAAGGCAACGGAACTACAGCAGTTCAAAATACAGATTATGCAAGTTCGCTCAGTTTTGGAGCGACAATGGTAGAGGTTTCAATTGGGATTAGTGTGGGACTTTTTGCGGCAGCTTTAGTGGTTTATCCATTTGGAAAAAAGAAGACTGGTCTCTTTACATTATAG
- a CDS encoding regulator of Cdc7 kinase (go_function nucleic acid binding; zinc ion binding), whose translation MDSKNSPSTAAPNSAVNLRKRFNSLNQPRYPLKETNSNIPSPFKKQKVRLSPVGTENREPSLNSGNSKPTSRLAGDELLHWQQSWRKIMKESIVYFEGVQEYSRLQLSEYKRASKLLKLVGCEITPFYDSDVTIIVSRRSFNARKDYPSNDIFSNVSQLKIKVWDYEKVFRFLKNLGINIVTGIDESVHHNLYNLLKEEKIFGLTDRDPNAKRDDLHYFDKNYLYVYDLSQKVRPIAIREWNDSSYPVLNLTLDGKCPFISDPNDVNTERKMLRRMRKWNASQQYRDLLKKATNSMMSNIKNGIQLTTTGFSGTSTSTDKVHDEEVTIEEATSSSRKAEAEAEAAYDDKENEYNFKQPVMPISLSRNSSCIQVVSNSKVLDVAASGYNGASNAINMSMDSNSAVQGGNGLGPMTSQVPSRNLNNLKRRIIMKKQQRRSAEKEKEELTPGYCENCRIKYDHFREHINSTRHRNFASDDRNFKDIDNLIASLNESKSLGYVTSNGDYRYA comes from the exons ATGGATTCTAAAAACTCACCTTCCACGGCAGCTCCGAATCTGGCTGTCAATCTCAGAAAACGATTCAATTCTCTTAACCAGCCGAGATATCCACTTAAAGAGACTAACAGCAACATACCTCTGCCcttcaagaaacaaaaagtCCGGTTATCTCCTGTGGGAACTGAAAACAGAGAGCCCAGTCTTAATTCCGGCAACAGCAAACCCACCAGT AG ATTGGCTGGCGATGAGTTGCTTCATTGGCAGCAGTCGTGGAGAAAGATAATGAAAGAATCTATTGTCTACTTCGAAGGAGTTCAGGAATATAGTCGTCTCCAATTATCAGAATATAAAAGAGCTTCCAAGCTCTTGAAACTTGTAGGCTGTGAAATCACGCCGTTTTACGATAGCGACGTCACGATTATCGTCTCCAGAAGACTGTTCAATGCTAGAAAGGACTATCCCAGTAATGATATCTTTTCCAATGTTTCCCAGCTTAAAATTAAAGTTTGGGACTATGAAAAGGTGTTTagattcttgaagaatctcgGCATTAACATTGTGACTGGGATCGATGAAAGCGTCCATC ATaacttgtacaacttgttgaaggaagaaaaaatCTTTGGCTTGACAGATCGTGATCCGAATGCCAAACGTGACGACCTCCACTACTTTGACAAAAACTACTTGTATGTCTACGATCTCTCTCAGAAGGTCAGACCTATAGCCATCAGAGAGTGGAATGACTCCAGCTATCCAGTTTTGAATTTGACATTGGATGGTAAGTGCCCTTTCATTAGTGATCCTAATGATGTAAATACGGAACGTAAGATGCTAAGGAGAATGAGAAAATGGAACGCTTCACAACAGTATCGTGatctcttgaagaaagcCACTAATAGTATGATGAGCAACATCAAAAATGGCATCCAGCTCACGACTACTGGTTTCAGTGGAACAAGCACTAGCACAGACAAAGTTCACGACGAAGAAGTCACAATTGAGGAGGCCACATCTAGCTCTAGAAAAGCGGAggcagaagcagaagctgCTTATGATGATAAGGAGAACGA GTACAATTTCAAACAGCCCGTGATGCCGATTTCGTTGTCAAGAAACTCATCTTGTATCCAAGTTGTTTCCAATTCgaaagttcttgatgttgcTGCTTCTGGCTATAACGGAGCTTCTAATGCGATTAATATGTCGATGGACTCGAACTCAGCAGTACAAGGCGGAAACGGATTGGGGCCCATGACATCACAAGTTCCTTCAAGAAACCTCAACAACctcaagagaagaatcatcatgaagaagcagcagcGCAGAAGTGCcgaaaaggaaaaggaagagTTGACTCCAGGCTACTGTGAGAACTGTCGAATCAAATATGATCATTTCAGAGAACATATAAATTCTACAAGACATCGCAACTTTGCCAGCGATGACCGCAACTTCAAGGATATCGATAACTTAATCGCTTCTTTGAATGAGAGCAAGTCGTTGGGATATGTGACATCTAATGGAGACTATCGCTATGCGTAG
- a CDS encoding predicted protein: MLSLDPAGFIAAFVVLSVVVFLTLYICAYRLFFANSDRNDYTFIGSDFMGSQSSDVPREFLNDEEALTHLAETYDFTGLSPEEQSSYLKGEEFTKTNPPHFQNTRGKSFTPDDDKTIKDCGTTAFFFEPETDVLSSRYLVADRTELSFHNNDAPYSTATAVMNYALPTKNRLYSDTIYFETKVYEYDNSGNPNAHFSIGLVTKPYPSSFRLPGYNKFSIGYESTGNLKINKPFPTPLQQHQGEQSEYNALVLPPLQESDVVGFGYVATTGTIFITRNGKKILDVMRGCFVDMYPAVGCFSTNAKFQVNIGQLGFVWIEANVRKYGFVSTSEYKKIQGDRGLVALPQYDSVISNEEDKILDKGEELPPRYPEDELDFFGRSSKDIVRIGSSSRSQAPHTTEHLSNEKEEHVDEDEEVKEPKGTELGPSSEVTDEPEEIMDLRERIYEQQI, translated from the coding sequence ATGTTGTCTCTCGATCCCGCGGGCTTCATTGCTGCCTTTGTTGTTCTTTCGGTCGTGGTGTTTCTAACCTTATACATCTGTGCCTATAGACTCTTTTTTGCCAACTCCGACCGCAATGACTACACGTTTATAGGCTCCGACTTCATGGGCTCGCAGTCGTCAGATGTTCCACGTGAGTTTCtcaatgacgaagaagcATTGACCCATTTGGCTGAAACGTACGACTTCACGGGTTTGTCTCCTGAAGAGCAATCATCCTATTTGAAGGGTGAAGAATTCACCAAAACGAATCCACCCCATTTCCAAAATACCCGAGGCAAGTCGTTCACACCAGACGATGACAAAACCATTAAAGATTGTGGGACTACGGCCTTTTTCTTCGAGCCAGAGACAGACGTCCTCTCTTCCAGATACCTTGTAGCCGATAGAACGGAACTTAGCTTCCACAACAACGACGCTCCGTACTCCACAGCCACTGCCGTGATGAACTACGCTCTTCCTACAAAGAACAGATTGTATTCCGATACTATCTACTTCGAAACAAAGGTGTATGAGTACGACAATTCTGGCAACCCAAATGCCCATTTCTCTATTGGTTTAGTTACCAAACCGTACCCCTCCTCGTTCAGATTGCCTGGTTATAACAAGTTCTCCATCGGATACGAGTCTACAGGaaatttgaagatcaacaaaCCTTTCCCAACACCCTTACAACAGCATCAGGGAGAACAGAGCGAGTACAACGCTTTAGTATTACCACCTTTACAGGAGTCAGACGTAGTGGGTTTTGGCTACGTAGCCACCACCGGAACTATTTTCATTACTCGTAACGGTAAGAAGATTCTCGATGTAATGAGAGGCTGTTTTGTGGACATGTACCCTGCTGTAGGGTGTTTCCTGACAAATGCCAAGTTCCAAGTCAACATAGGCCAATTGGGCTTTGTATGGATCGAAGCCAATGTGAGAAAGTATGGGTTTGTATCTACCAGCGAGTACAAAAAGATCCAGGGTGATCGTGGCTTGGTAGCCTTGCCCCAGTACGATTCGGTCATTAGCAATGAAGAGGACAAGATCCTCGACAAAGGTGAGGAGCTCCCTCCGCGTTACCCAGAGGACGAATTGGACTTCTTTGGCCGCTCTAGTAAGGACATTGTTCGTATTGGTTCATCTTCTAGGTCGCAAGCACCACATACTACTGAACATTTGAGCaacgaaaaagaagaacacGTAGAtgaggacgaagaagtgAAAGAGCCTAAAGGCACCGAGCTTGGCCCCTCTTCTGAAGTCACGGACGAGCCTGAAGAGATCATGGACTTGCGTGAGAGAATCTACGAGCAACAGATC
- a CDS encoding cytochrome c oxidase, with translation MSLVKRAVGYGPLSRNGLFVKVPWRTFASKSTSASNSASISADFKANSPQKSSSQPSEHPQLSPEDAKREAAKLAAQALKDVGSLFSSGSDDATQPIDTEPIFKNPQLFAPLSLLHQGQVLKELQDKYDKKWTKLTQEDKKLGYYIAYGDWGVREEFKNWKTLEAPYDLPFRVPSEIKSTNPSRTTVIKKLTPEVILGETPIREKQFDYKKMDGVTKFFIYMTSFIVIAAIFRDKKIGEEGKPEEIIIEDPYEKERQLRAEREAEEERIRLEKERLALERSKRKWYYLYLK, from the coding sequence ATGTCGTTAGTAAAAAGAGCCGTTGGTTATGGACCCTTGAGTCGTAATGGTCTTTTTGTAAAAGTTCCTTGGAGGACTTTTGCTTCAAAATCGACTTCTGCTTCGAATTCTGCATCTATTTCTGCTGATTTCAAAGCTAACTCTCCACAGAAGTCTTCAAGCCAGCCTTCAGAACATCCACAACTTTCGCCAGAAGATGCCAAAAGAGAGGCTGCAAAACTAGCGGCGCAAGCACTTAAAGATGTAGGCTCGCTTTTCTCATCAGGAAGCGACGATGCCACTCAACCTATTGATACCGAGCCGATTTTCAAAAATCCTCAACTCTTTGCACCTTTGAGTTTATTGCACCAGGGTCAAGTCTTgaaggaacttcaagacAAGTATGATAAGAAATGGACAAAGTTGACACAGGAAGATAAGAAGTTGGGCTACTACATAGCATATGGAGACTGGGGAGTTCGTGAAGAGTTTaagaattggaaaactCTAGAAGCTCCTTATGATCTTCCATTCAGAGTACCTTCTGAGATAAAGAGCACAAATCCTTCCAGAACTACAGTCATAAAGAAATTGACACCAGAAGTGATACTAGGAGAAACTCCTATCAGGGAAAAACAATTtgactacaagaagatggatGGAGTCACCAAGTTTTTCATCTATATGACTTCTTTTATTGTAATCGCAGCAATTTTCagagacaagaagattGGAGAAGAGGGTAAACCAGAGGAGATCATAATAGAAGATCCATATGAAAAGGAGAGACAGTTGCGTGCTGAGCGTGAagcagaggaagaaagaataagaCTTGAGAAGGAGAGACTTGCTTTAGAAAGACTGAAGAGAAAATGGTACTACTTGTATTTGAAATGA
- a CDS encoding mitochondrial translation initiation factor 2 (go_function GTP binding; translation initiation factor activity~go_process protein biosynthesis; translational initiation) translates to KQSFQHRKNKKVPVEKMHIQLPPFITVSNLATTMNIPLNDVLKKLKVLGYEDMRHNFILDKENASLIADEYNYEVSISEDTEGDLFPAAVKPELLKERPPVVTIMGHVDHGKTTILDYLRKSSVVDQEFGGITQHIGAFSVITPVSKKKITFLDTPGHAAFLKMRQRGAIITDIVILVVAADDSVMPQTIEAIKHAKKAGVPVIVAINKCDKQGVNVDKVLGDLAAQDIDIEDYGGDTQTVRVSGKTGLNMDKLEEAVITLSEMSEFKCEFSNIPAEGWIIESQIVKGMGNIATVLVRRGTVKNGDILVAGTTYCKVRGMKDENGKPLKSAGPSTPIQVWGWKDLPDSGDHIIQAKSESIAKKVTEVRETRRKEIQMTRDIESINKKRQEEIELSKKTDMINEMKKAGLSASITEEPSIIDCKYIIKSDVFGSAEAIKESIDGLGNEEVRSVVISHEAGPPTESDISLAKTLNAKILCFNIKVPKTIINKADQDSVIIKEHNIIYRLIEDVTDELQSHLKPRIEVKTTGDVEIKDIFTVSVKKSKVKIAGCKVSTGSIKRGSRVKVLRAKEVVYEGTLSSLKRGKDDIQEARKGNECGLAFERWDKFEAGDTIEVFEEVEHQRFL, encoded by the coding sequence AAACAACTGTTTCAACacagaaagaacaagaaggtACCTGTAGAGAAAATGCACATCCAGCTACCACCGTTTATCACGGTGTCCAATCTTGCTACCACGATGAATATTCCCTTAAACGatgtgttgaagaagttaaaGGTACTCGGATACGAAGATATGAGAcacaacttcatcttggaCAAAGAGAACGCTTCATTAATTGCTGATGAATATAATTATGAAGTAAGTATCAGTGAGGATACGGAGGGTGATTTATTTCCAGCTGCAGTAAAGccagagttgttgaaagaaagacCTCCTGTAGTGACGATCATGGGCCATGTAGACCACGGAAAAACCACCATCTTAGACTACTTGAGGAAGTCTTCTGTAGTAGACCAGGAGTTTGGTGGGATCACCCAGCACATCGGAGCTTTTTCAGTGATTACGCCtgtttccaagaagaaaattaCATTCTTAGATACCCCCGGTCATGCGGCATTCTTAAAGATGAGACAGAGAGGTGCCATTATTACAGATATCGTTATCTTGGTAGTGGCAGCAGATGATTCTGTCATGCCTCAGACGATCGAGGCTATCAAACATGCCAAAAAGGCTGGAGTACCAGTAATTGTGGCGATCAACAAGTGCGATAAGCAGGGTGTAAATGTAGACAAAGTTTTAGGCGATCTCGCTGCGCAAGATATCGATATCGAGGACTACGGTGGGGATACCCAAACGGTCAGAGTTTCTGGGAAAACGGGATTGAACATGGATAAGTTAGAAGAAGCCGTTATCACTTTGAGTGAAATGAGTGAATTCAAATGCGAGTTCAGCAACATTCCTGCCGAAGGATGGATTATTGAGTCTCAAATCGTTAAGGGCATGGGTAACATCGCTACTGTGCTTGTGCGCAGAGGTACGGTGAAGAACGGCGACATTTTGGTTGCTGGCACCACCTACTGTAAAGTCAGAGGCATGAAAGATGAGAATGGAAAGCCATTGAAGAGTGCTGGTCCGTCTACACCCATTCAGGTATGGGGCTGGAAGGACTTACCAGACAGTGGAGACCATATTATCCAGGCAAAAAGCGAGCTGATAGCTAAAAAAGTCACCGAAGTCagagaaacaagaagaaaagagatcCAGATGACGCGAGATATCGAGTCTATCAACAAAaagagacaagaagaaatcgagcTCAGCAAGAAGACGGATATGATCAAcgagatgaagaaggctgGGTTGTCTGCTTCTATTACCGAAGAGCCCAGCATCATAGACTGTAAGTATATAATCAAGTCAGATGTCTTTGGTTCTGCTGAAGCTATCAAAGAAAGTATCGACGGTCTCGGGAACGAAGAAGTTAGATCGGTAGTGATTTCTCATGAAGCCGGTCCACCAACTGAGTCTGATATTAGTCTAGCAAAGACTTTGAATGCGAAGATTCTCTGCTTCAACATCAAGGTACCCAAGACGATCATCAACAAAGCTGACCAGGATAGTGTTATCATAAAGGAACATAACATCATTTACCGTCTTATTGAAGACGTTACGGACGAGTTACAGTCGCACCTCAAGCCTAGAATCGAGGTCAAGACTACCGGTGATGTTGAAATCAAGGACATTTTCACGGTTTCGGTCAAGAAGAGCAAAGTCAAGATTGCGGGATGCAAGGTATCTACTGGTAGTATCAAGCGTGGCTCCAGGGTCAAAGTCTTGAGAGCAAAGGAAGTAGTTTACGAAGGCACTTTGTCGTCGTTGAAGAGAGGAAAAGACGATATTCAGGAGGCCAGAAAGGGCAATGAGTGTGGTTTGGCTTTTGAGAGATGGGACAAGTTTGAAGCTGGCGATACAATTGAggtatttgaagaagtggagCACCAACGTTTCTTGTGA
- a CDS encoding predicted protein has protein sequence MLQSKKISRLLSQGLTAIPDDSESSSTSPIVTRANAPLSISLLSHEGIPLTTVLNKSVLQETSIVPDNLRVYSLQSYKTLIQHQHQQAEKPVLKNWDIIELDAGLKSIIMSLNVEENDSSNPESVVVGEEAGVETLVESAGSSQDNELYIVLFYLKPFPDAIAKLKLDHIDAALHEGLKGYVRG, from the coding sequence ATGCTACAGCTGAAAAAGATTTCACGATTGTTATCGCAAGGATTGACTGCGATTCCAGACGATTCTGagtcttcatcaacatcaccaaTAGTCACAAGAGCCAACGCTCCGCTTTCGATATCACTTCTCTCGCATGAAGGCATACCGCTTACAACTGTGCTCAACAAGTCTGTGTTGCAGGAAACGTCAATTGTTCCAGACAATCTCCGTGTGTACTCTCTCCAGAGCTACAAGACCCTCATCCAACATCAGCACCAACAAGCTGAAAAGCCcgtcttgaagaactgGGACATCATAGAGTTGGATGCCGGACTTAAGCTGATCATCATGAGCTtaaatgtagaagaaaatgacagCTCTAACCCCGAACTGGTTGTCGTAGGTGAAGAAGCAGGTGTTGAAACCCTTGTAGAGTCTGCTGGCTCTAGTCAAGACAATGAGCTCTATATAGTCCTTTTCTACTTGAAACCATTTCCAGACGCAATAGCCAAGCTTAAGTTGGACCATATCGATGCGGCATTGCATGAGGGGTTGAAGGGATATGTTAGAGGGTAG
- a CDS encoding conserved hypothetical protein (go_component cytoplasm~go_process apoptosis) has translation MSSHDEYSSDEEELVDKNQKSDVLLGFVDAPIVEEEDENDDESDLPTIEDTFIGSKPLWLHPESIPDEKLVTCDNCGKKMALLLQAYSPLDGKLYDRVLYIFGCKNTAQCSKKKGSIKAFRGISKDAERIAQIKQEQDEAVQKDLDEKLQLDNKKKFNIELTKDLFSTDKSTTNSSKASNPFGSSTGSNPFASSTSQNPFAPKQSPFDANPFGKKEEPKKEEKPAKQSYAEIASKNIPKKKGKSNKSQYELPAYAGSFLYVDKETFKKEAADPELEKYKHLIDMDVNKEDGQGSGSRRDSTSSVSASGIDPNRAKISNMLDDKYFENFSNTVKHNPGQVLRYNLGGTPLLYSGRDDIAKKFLGGAFNVPKPGFNPSSERQFEIQLMPKAIIDLENIKDDEVNIADILNGMSWGTIIVCTDVEDYVPEDSLDSNRVAYIEEWCGVQWEESV, from the coding sequence atgTCTTCACATGACGAATACTCCTCTGACGAGGAAGAGTTGGTAGAcaagaaccagaaatcaGACGTTCTTTTGGGATTTGTAGATGCTCCCatagttgaagaagaagatgaaaatgacgaTGAACTGGACCTTCCCACAATCGAAGACACTTTCATTGGAAGCAAACCGTTATGGCTCCATCCAGAATCGATTCCAGATGAGAAATTGGTGACTTGCGACAATTGTGGAAAGAAAATGGCTCTTTTGCTCCAGGCATACTCTCCCTTAGATGGAAAGTTGTACGACAGAGTGCTTTATATATTTGGATGTAAGAACACGGCCCAATgctccaagaagaaaggatCGATAAAAGCATTCAGGGGTATTTCCAAAGATGCGGAAAGAATTGCTCAAATtaaacaagaacaagacgAAGCTGTTCAGAAGGATTTGGATGAGAAATTACAACTTGacaacaaaaagaagttCAATATCGAATTGACCAAGGACCTCTTTTCAACTGACAAGAGCACAACCAATTCGAGCAAAGCATCCAACCCATTTGGTTCTTCTACAGGGTCGAATCCTTTCGCTTCTTCCACCTCACAAAACCCTTTTGCTCCCAAACAAAGTCCTTTTGATGCCAATCcatttggaaagaaagaagaaccaaaaaaggaagaaaaacCAGCAAAACAATCGTATGCTGAAATTGCTTCCAAAAATATACCAAAGAAAAAAGGAAAGTCAAACAAGTCCCAATACGAACTTCCAGCATACGCTGGTAGCTTTTTATATGTAGACAAGGAAACGTTCAAGAAAGAGGCTGCTGACCCGGAATTGGAAAAATACAAGCATTTGATAGATATGGACGTTAACAAGGAAGATGGCCAAGGAAGCGGCAGCAGAAGAGACTCAACGTCGTCTGTTTCTGCGTCAGGTATAGACCCCAACAGAGCCAAGATCTCCAACATGTTGGACGATAAGTATTTCGAAAACTTCTCTAATACCGTCAAGCATAACCCAGGACAAGTATTGAGATACAATCTCGGCGGTACACCCTTGTTGTACAGTGGCAGAGACGATATAGCTAAGAAGTTTTTGGGTGGAGCTTTCAACGTGCCTAAGCCAGGATTCAACCCATCTTCAGAACGCCAGTTTGAAATACAGTTGATGCCTAAAGCCATTATTGACTTAGAGAACATCAAAGATGACGAAGTCAACATTGCTGATATCCTCAACGGTATGTCATGGGGTACTATTATTGTTTGCACTGATGTCGAGGACTATGTTCCAGAAGATTCGCTCGATTCCAACCGTGTGGCATACATCGAGGAATGGTGTGGAGTTCAATGGGAAGAAAGTGTTTAG